The segment TAGTCTTTTTGCTTGTCTTGTCCGTTTCTTCACTTTTCTTTTTCTTTGGTCTTCCTGCCTTTTTCTTAGGAGCCGCATCTTTTTTCTTTTTAGGTCTTCCCGGACCTCTTTTTTTAGGCTTTTCTTCAGGTTCGTTTTCTTCAGTTTTTTTCTTTTTTGGTCTTCCTGCTTTTTTCTTGGCCGGGGTTTCTTCTTTTTTGGGTCTTCCTGGGCCTCTTTTTTTAGGCTTTTCTTCGGTTTCCAAGATGGTGGTTTTGTGTTTGTCGTCTAATTCATCATCTTCTACAACATCTTCTTCAGCCTTTTTTTCCTTTTTAGGTCTGCCCCGTTTTTTAACTTTCTTATTGGTGGTTGTTTTATCGTCACTTTCAGAGTCTTCTTTTTTCTCACTGTCGGAGTCTTCTTCAGCTTCTTCAGCTTCTTCAGCTTCTTCCTCTTCAGATTCATCTTCAGTTTCCTCATTTTCTTCTTCAGACTCTTCTTCTTCAGCTTCTTTTTCTTCTTCTTCAGGTTGATTTTCAGCTAAGTTTTCTTCTTGTTCTTCTATTTGTTCGACTTGTTCTTCTTCTACTTTTTCCAATTCTTTCTTAGCTTTTTTCTTATCATCTTTTATTCTTTTAGAAGATTTATGAGGTCTTCCATATCTTCTTTTTCGTCTTAGTATGCCTGCCGTGGTCTCATCCTCCTTTTCTTATTTTTTGGTGGTAAGTAAACTGCTTCCCCCACATTTATCTTATGGAATTTCTTGTTTGTCTTAATTGATACGTATGGATTTTTTGTTGATCCAATGATATCATTAATTTTGCCAATGGCTTTGTTGTTTTTGTTGACTACAAGCAATCCAATTCGTGGGCTTTTATTTGATGGTACTATTATTTTATTAGTACTTGTAACATGGCTTATATTACCAATCTTTTTTAATTTGCTGTTTTTCCTTGTCATGATTTTTTTAAAATTTTTATTTAATTTTTCAATTAATTAGGAAATGTTATATTGTGAATAACTTGTTTTAGGGTCATGTTTTTATTGTTGAAATTTTTATATTTAAAAAAATTGTAATTTGTCGGATCTTGATGTTTTGTTTGTGGAGTTCATATCTTGATGATATTTTAAGTCAATGTAAATCATTATTTCCTATTTATTTTAATTATCATCGTTTCATATTCTTTTTTCACTATCGAAAATTATATTTCTATAATTTATACTAGTAGTTTGTATGTTTTAATATATATACTTTTGGATACCTTTATATACTAATGTCTTTTCATTTAATTCTTATATATATACTTTATATCCCCGAACATTATTTTTTGAATCTTAATTAACTAATAATTAATTTGTTCTTTAATTAAAAACTTAATGGATGGATATACTCGAAGCATACAAATTATGGAAAAATACTAATAGGCAAATAAGACATTCAAATCAAATATGGGTGAATAAAAAAAATGATGAATAAAAAAAATAATCATCAGGATAAAAATAAATTAGTCAATATCCAATATCTTATCCATCCGATTGTCCGGATCATTCATTTGAGCCATAAGCTTCTGCTCAAATTTCTTAATATTGGATACCTCCTCCAAGACATCATCAATTCTCTCCTTAGGAACAACAACAACGCCTTCACTATCGCCTACAATATAATCCCCATTAACAATGACATTACCCTCGATATTCAAACGTTCATTAATAACACCATTGTTCAATGCATAACCGGCATTAGGCATAGTGGCTTTGGAATAAACGGGATAACCCAAGTTTTTAATTCCCTCAGTATCACGTGAAGCCCCATTAATGACAGTGGCCTGAAGACCATGTTTTTGTGCAGCTTGTGAAGCCAATTCTCCCCAAATGGCCGTTTCATCATCAGAACAATCAATCAATAATATCTCATCTTCCTCACATTCATATATTGCCTTGATACCAGTACCCCAGTCACTGGAATTAGTCTGTGCAGTTCTGATTTTTCCTACAATTTTAGATTTTCCATCAATCGGCTTAACATTCCGGATAACTCCATTCTTACCACATACCTTTTTCATAGCATCAGAAACATTATCCGTGGTGGCCTTATCAAGTAGGTTATCTAAAGTAATTTTGTTTTTGTTTTTTCCATGATTCAAAATATTCTTCGGTGTAATCTTATTAACAGACATCATTATCCTTCCCAAAAAAAAATAATAAAAAAAAGTTTAAATTAATCTTGTGGTGTTGTTACCTCTTCGACTAATTTTCTACCGGCAACAACTTCATCAACACTATGAACAGAAGCTCCATAATGTTCAATAGCCTCTTTAATCTGATTATACTTAAGATCTGATCCTTCCATAGTGATTTTAATATTCTCAGTATCCTTATCAATTTCCATTAATGTAATGTTAACACCATCAACACCATCAAGATCACTTAAATAAAGTGCAAATGAAGGCAGTGATGGGCTATGTGGTTTAAGCACATCTAAAACTACTCTTATCAACGCATTCTGCATTCTGTTAAATCCTCCGATTTAATAATTCATTATTATATTAATATATGGTACTTTATATAATAAATATATTTTTTTTCTTTATATGCGTAGGATTACTTAAAATCATATTTTTATCAAAAAAATACTCCATTTCATCTATTAAAACCTAAAGTTAATGAAATATGCTTGAATCAAATAATATTATGTTAATGTAATTTTTTTTCTTCGTTATATTATTATATAACGCAATAAAAATAAAGAAATATGACAAACTAAAAACAAAGAATAAAAAAAGGTTACCTGAAGATTAACTATAGATTATAACCAGTTAACAATAAACGTTGTAAAAAAATAGAGCAAAAAAAGGGAGTTTAGTTGGTGATTTTTATCACTTTTGTCGTGTTTCTCTGTGAGTTGTATGCCAGTCTATCCTGTGTAATAACCTCTATATTGGCGTAGTTTTTAGATTGAGGTACCGGTATGTTTTTAAGGTCTAAGACTCCATCGGTTGTGTAGTAGTACTGTACATTGGTACCGTTTTTGAGTGTTACACCATTAACTTTTATTATACACTTGTTAGGACCGGCCACTACATTGCCGAGATAGTCCTTGATTGTTATTTTCATGGATAATGTGTGTGTCCTGTTGTTTATTGTGGCATTGGCTAGGTTGATTGTGATGTTTGATCTTTCCACCTGGAAGGTTGGTGTTTTTGTCATAATATTCTGATAGTTTTTATTGTAGAGTCCCACTTGTATTGTGTGATTTTTTGGTGTTAATGTCTGCATATCTGTTACGCAGGATATTCCTAGTGGTATTGTGTAGTTAACCGTTGCCGTACCGTTTACTATCTTGACTTTAAGCATTTCTCCGTTAGCATCCTTGAGCGTTATACCGTTTATTTTGAAGTATACGTATTCGTCCTGGTATCGTGTTATGTTGCTTGTTTTTTTGCCGTTTGTGGTGTCATAGATTTTAGCGGTTATCGTGAGTACTTGTCCCTGTTTGATTATCTTCTTGTTTGTAGTTACTTCTATTGTAGCGTTACGTTTGGATATATTTATACTCGCAGGGCTACTAGTGGATGCATTGTATATCGTTGTACCCACATAGTATGCAGTTATGTTTTTAGCATTGGTCATATTAATATCTGGTATGATAGTTGCTGTAGCTACTCCCTTTACGACTTTTATCTTGAGTGGGTTATTTGAACCGGTTAGTTTTCCGTTGTCTTTTATTGTTACTCCGTTTACTTTGAATATGAGATTTCCCTCGTTTACCTTACCTCCGTTTGTATCGGTTACTGTTGCTTTGATGGTGAGTTTTTCTCCTATAACACCAATAACTGGGTTTACCGTGGTTTGTGTTTTTATCTTGTTCTTGACTGTTATTTTGATGGTTTTTGTACTGTTGTTGTATCTGCTGTCTCCAGTGTATGTTGCGGTTATGTTTTGTGTTTCAACTTTAGTAGGTGTATAATTTTGTGTTACTATTCCATTATTGTTTGTTTTTGCCGTTACTGTTTTTCCATTGATATTTAATGTTACTTGTTGATTTGCTAACTTGTTTCCATCTGCATCTGTTAGTGTCACGGTAATGGTTACTTGTGTGTTGTTTATAGGTGTGGTGTTGGATACTTTAAGATCTATTTTTGTATTTATTTTTTTGACTGTGATGTTGGTTGTCGCGGTACTGCTATTGTGCTGACTGTCTCCATTATATGTAGCAGTTATTGTTTGTTTTTCTACTTTGGTTGGCGTGTATGTTTGTGTTGCTATTCCATTGTTATTGGTTTTTATGTTGAAAGTTTTATCACTTACTTTTATTGTAATATTTTGATTTGCAATTGCTTTATTATCAGCATCTGTCAGTGTTGCTGTAATTGTAATGTTTGTATTGTTTACTGGTGTGCTGTTGGATACTTTTACTGATAGTTTGGTGTTAATTTTCTTAACGGTTATGCTGGTTGTTGCAGTACTATTTATGTATTGGCTATTTCCATTATAGGTTGCTGTTATTGTCTGTTTTCCTAGCGTTGTTGCCATGTAGGTTTGGGTTACTATTCCATTATTGTTAGTTTTAACTGTGAATGTTTTATCTCCAGTAGTTATTGTAATGTTCTGATTTGTCAATTTATTGTCATCTGTATCTGTTAGTGTTACGGTTATGTTGATTGGTGTGTTGTTTATTGGTGTATTATTGGATACTGTTAGTGTTAGTTGTGTGTCTATTTTGTTTGCGGTGATTTGTATTGTTGTGCTGTTTTCTTGGTATGGATTGTTTGCCTTGTATGTTGCGGTTATGGTTGTTGTTTGGTTGTTTGTTGGTGTGTATTCGATACTTGCAATACCCTCGTTGTTTGTTGTTATCGTATTTGTCTGGTCTTTTATTGTTACGAGTATGTTTTGTCCTGGTAGTGTGTATCCTAGTTGGTCTTTTAGTGTGTAGGTTATGTTTATTGTATCATTTACGTATGGTTGTGTATTGTTTATGGTGGCTTCTATTGTCGTGTTTAACTGTTCATATTCTACATTAAATTCAAGAGTAGCACTAGCATCTTTATATACTGTGGACTCATTTGCATATTTTGCTTCAACTGTTATCGTGTCATTATTATTTACAGTTACAGGGTATATTAACTTACCGTTTTCACCTGTTAGGTTATTATATGTTAGTAGGGTATCTGTTGTGTTTTTTATTGTTAGTGTTATGTTGGCATCTTTTACTCCATTTTTATCCACATCAAGTAATTCTACAGTTATGTTAAATGTTTTATTAACATATACCGTCTCATCACTTTTGCTTATATTTAGTGTCGTGTTTATTTTTTCAACAGGTATTAATATACTCCTGGTTGAGTATTTATAACTTGTTGTTTCAGGATGTGAAGCGTTTACTGTGATTGTTTGATTGTTTACTGGCATGTATTCCAGGTAGGCGATTCCATATTGGTTTGTTTGAAGTGTCTGTTCCTGATTGTTAATTTTTATGTCTATTTGCTGATTTGATAGGTTTTTATTATTCACGTCTGTTAAGTGGAATGTTAAATTAATAACATCATATACATATGGATTAGTGTTATTAGATGATATTGTAAGTGTAGTGTTAACCTTCTCATCATAGAACACATTACCCACAACACGAGCACTACCCTGACCGGTTGTATTTGTGTATATTGTATTATTGTATTCAGTTGTATCATCACCTATATTATCCTCTATTTTAACGTTTTGACTACCCTCTGCTATTTTAATTGGTTCACCGTTTTTGGGTGCGTTGTTGGCTATGAAATTATTCTCCTCAACAACCACAACACCACGATTGTTGTATATTGCTGCTCCATCTTTGTATGCAGTGTTGTTTGTTAATGTGGAGTTAGAAATATTAAATGACTCCCCGCCGTTGTGTATTGCTCCTCCACGACCAGTTCCATCGTTAGGATTTCCTGCTTTGTTGTTTTCCAGTATGGAGTGTATGATTGTTAGCAAACCATAGTTGTATATTGCACCTCCATCAGTGCTTGCGGTGTTATTGTTGAGGTTGGATTGTGTTATGTTAAGATTACCACCATTACTGTTGTATATTGCACCTCCAACTACATATTGTCCTGTTGCCTTGTTTTGTGTGAGGTTGGATTGTGTTATGGTAAGATTACCACCATTGTTGTATATTGCTCCTCCCCATCCATAATGTCCTGTTGCCTTGTTTTGTGTGAGGTTGGATTGTGTTATGGTAAGAGTACCACTACCAGTGTTGTATATTGCACCTCCAAGTCCATATGTTTGTCCTGTTGCCTTGTTTTGTGTGAGGTTGGAGTCTGTTATGGTAAGAGTACCACCATAGTTGTATATTGCACCTCCACTCCCATCTAGTTGTCCTGTTGCGGTGTTATTG is part of the Methanosphaera sp. BMS genome and harbors:
- a CDS encoding H/ACA ribonucleoprotein complex subunit GAR1, translated to MTRKNSKLKKIGNISHVTSTNKIIVPSNKSPRIGLLVVNKNNKAIGKINDIIGSTKNPYVSIKTNKKFHKINVGEAVYLPPKNKKRRMRPRQAY
- a CDS encoding RraA family protein, with protein sequence MSVNKITPKNILNHGKNKNKITLDNLLDKATTDNVSDAMKKVCGKNGVIRNVKPIDGKSKIVGKIRTAQTNSSDWGTGIKAIYECEEDEILLIDCSDDETAIWGELASQAAQKHGLQATVINGASRDTEGIKNLGYPVYSKATMPNAGYALNNGVINERLNIEGNVIVNGDYIVGDSEGVVVVPKERIDDVLEEVSNIKKFEQKLMAQMNDPDNRMDKILDID
- a CDS encoding DUF211 domain-containing protein — encoded protein: MQNALIRVVLDVLKPHSPSLPSFALYLSDLDGVDGVNITLMEIDKDTENIKITMEGSDLKYNQIKEAIEHYGASVHSVDEVVAGRKLVEEVTTPQD
- a CDS encoding Ig-like domain repeat protein produces the protein MKKIKEVLLFVIVLVLLVGVATAADIQNESTSDTITTQSTDINTKETVQNTNTITDIEENIINEKKINKKEENLKTASQTHDVSDYAELKNALNSTDEEVTININSNITLTASPTLNTNIKTITINGNSYTINGDNKYRFLNITSNQMLNLNNITITNCHAQDGQGGAIYNTGTLNINNTNFTENTATGQIGYGEGGAIYNTGTLTITNTNLNNNTATGQEYGDGDGGAIYNAYGGTINITQSNLTQNTATGQEYGDGDGGAIYNAYGGTINITQSNLTQNTATGQLEGVGGAIYNAYGGTLNITQSNLTQNTATGQNNGCGGAIHNSYGGTLNITQSNLTQNTATGQTSGEGGAIHNTGTLTITQSNLTQNTATGQTSGEGGAIYNIYGTINMTQSKLNENTANGQYNGVGGAIYNEDGTLNITQSNLNNNTATGQQNGVGGAIHNAYGGNLNINDSILEYNNATKNGGAINNVNGSITLNNTNLTYNNATEYGGAIVNNGTGSNLTILNSNLTQNKATGQNGYGFGGAIYNRGGNLNITQSNLTQNNATGQNRDGLGGAIYNEGGNLTITQSNLTQNTATGQNYGYGGAIHNYAGTINITNANITNNTATGQNRDGLGGAIYNEGGNLTITQSNLTQNTATGQNYGYGGAIHNYAGTINITNANITNNTATGQLDGSGGAIYNYGGTLTITDSNLTQNKATGQTYGLGGAIYNTGSGTLTITQSNLTQNKATGHYGWGGAIYNNGGNLTITQSNLTQNKATGQYVVGGAIYNSNGGNLNITQSNLNNNTASTDGGAIYNYGLLTIIHSILENNKAGNPNDGTGRGGAIHNGGESFNISNSTLTNNTAYKDGAAIYNNRGVVVVEENNFIANNAPKNGEPIKIAEGSQNVKIEDNIGDDTTEYNNTIYTNTTGQGSARVVGNVFYDEKVNTTLTISSNNTNPYVYDVINLTFHLTDVNNKNLSNQQIDIKINNQEQTLQTNQYGIAYLEYMPVNNQTITVNASHPETTSYKYSTRSILIPVEKINTTLNISKSDETVYVNKTFNITVELLDVDKNGVKDANITLTIKNTTDTLLTYNNLTGENGKLIYPVTVNNNDTITVEAKYANESTVYKDASATLEFNVEYEQLNTTIEATINNTQPYVNDTINITYTLKDQLGYTLPGQNILVTIKDQTNTITTNNEGIASIEYTPTNNQTTTITATYKANNPYQENSTTIQITANKIDTQLTLTVSNNTPINNTPINITVTLTDTDDNKLTNQNITITTGDKTFTVKTNNNGIVTQTYMATTLGKQTITATYNGNSQYINSTATTSITVKKINTKLSVKVSNSTPVNNTNITITATLTDADNKAIANQNITIKVSDKTFNIKTNNNGIATQTYTPTKVEKQTITATYNGDSQHNSSTATTNITVKKINTKIDLKVSNTTPINNTQVTITVTLTDADGNKLANQQVTLNINGKTVTAKTNNNGIVTQNYTPTKVETQNITATYTGDSRYNNSTKTIKITVKNKIKTQTTVNPVIGVIGEKLTIKATVTDTNGGKVNEGNLIFKVNGVTIKDNGKLTGSNNPLKIKVVKGVATATIIPDINMTNAKNITAYYVGTTIYNASTSSPASINISKRNATIEVTTNKKIIKQGQVLTITAKIYDTTNGKKTSNITRYQDEYVYFKINGITLKDANGEMLKVKIVNGTATVNYTIPLGISCVTDMQTLTPKNHTIQVGLYNKNYQNIMTKTPTFQVERSNITINLANATINNRTHTLSMKITIKDYLGNVVAGPNKCIIKVNGVTLKNGTNVQYYYTTDGVLDLKNIPVPQSKNYANIEVITQDRLAYNSQRNTTKVIKITN